A window of Fusarium oxysporum Fo47 chromosome II, complete sequence genomic DNA:
GCCACAATTAGATTATTTGCGTTGTACGAGCAATCCAATCGCCGACGGAGTTTCGCTGTCTTCTCTCTTTCTAAGCACAAAATTTCCATCGCTATTGAACTTACATAACGATTGTTATTTCTTCattctcttcatccttaATTGATACACAACACGCGACACTTCATTTCTGCGCGCCGTCGCATCAAGCTTCATCATGAACGCCTCCAAAATGTCCTACCTCTCGCGCTTAAGCCCCATTCCCTCATTCCCTGAGTACACAGGGCCCTACAAGGTCGGCACCGTCGATGTCGAGATTCCTATCTCTGAACTTGAAGCGCCCAGCGCTGCCCCAGAAGGCGTCGATAAGATTCATACCGTCCAGTATCGCATGTTCTACCCAGCTGTTCCCGAATCGCACGAGAAGCACATCAGCTGGTTGCCCAATCCTCAGCGACAGCATCTCGTTGCATACACAAAGTTTCTTGGTATTGGGCCTATGTTGGCAGAGTTCCTTTCGTAAGTGCGCCGCATTTGCATCGTTCCCAAGACTTGCGCTGACAATCTGCAGATTCCTGCCCCGACATCTTCACTATACTACGATCCCAGCCCACAAGAATGCGAAACTCCTCGAATCCTCGACCGAGAACAAGCGATGGCCAACCATGATCTTTTCCCACGGTCTGGGAGGATGCCGAAACTCCTACTCTTACATCGCAGGCTCCCTTGCCTCTCACGGTATCGTCGTCATCTGCCCTGAGCATCGCGATGGCAGCGCCGTCGCAAGCTTCATTCGAATTCCCGAGAAGCAAAACGGAACCATTACCTCCAACGGCCGAATTCATGTTCCCTACGAGAAGATCTCACACGATGTCAGCCCCGAAGTCTACCAAGCCCGCGAAGCCCAACTCCGAATTCGATGCTGGGAGCTCGGTATGATCCATCAAGCCATGCTCGCCGTTGACAATGGCACACAATTGACCAACCTGAACCGCTCGACCCCTAGCCTCGATCAATTCATCGGCCGATGCAATATCCACGAGCCTGGCAGCATCATCTTCGCTGGCCACAGCTTTGGAGCAGCTACTATGACACAATTGCTCAAGAGCACATACTACGCCGATGTTCCAGAAGTTGCCGCCATGGAGAAGCCCATCTTTGTCCCTGCTGAGGGCAGTGATATTCGAAAGCAGGTCACTGAGAAGACACTCGTCATGTTGCTCGACATGTGGTGCATGCCCTTGATGGCTCCCAACTCGGCACCCCTGTTCAATCTGCCGCTACCTGCATATGCCGACAAGGCCAGCGCTCCTGGTGGAAAGGCTATTCTGGCAGTCGAATCGGAGCACTTCTTCAAGTGGACCGACCATCTTCACATGAAGGCGCGTGTTCTGAGCCCAGATCCTACCGTCAAGGTTGTTACAACCCAGCTTTTCGAACGACCCAGTGGGTACAAGATGTCAGAACCAAACTTCTTCTACGTCGTCAACTCTGCGCATCTCAACCAGTCCGACTTTGGAATCTTGTTCCCATGGTTGACGcagaagatcttcaaggCTGAACAGCCCGAGCGAGCGCTTCGTCTTAACCTCCGCGCCCAGCTCCAGATGCTTCGCGAGAACAACGTCCCCGTCGGTCGTACATTCGCTGGAGACCTCGTTGACGGTACTTCGTTCGATAAGCTCGACAAGTTCAACGAAGCCAACGGCGATCCCTGCAAAGACGGCATCAACAATGATCAAGCCATCTTTGACAAGAGCGGTAACAACCCTGTCGAGTTCTGGCGATGGATCGACATCATTGGTCTTGGAGACGCCGTGGGTAAGAAGACgaccgagaagaaggtcgaggagggcgaggaggagatgaagggcGAACTTGACCCCAGTGAGGAGTTGCCCGGAGCACCACCTTCTATGACCGGAGCTGTCAGTGCTGCTGCAGCGTAAAAGGACGGACAAAATGATTATGAAAGCGATTTGATCTTTGGATGGGATTACTTGGAGATACCTCTTTTGGCGCAAGGTTGGGAAAGGCATATTGGTTTTGTAAGGATATTGGATACGAATACCAGCTAGACTCTTTTGTACAGTACGAATACATATGTGTTGATTCATTTTTGACTTGCGTATCCCATCTCAATGACCAAGGTTGACCCATCATTCTGCCATATTCCTCCAACGCCACCAAACACACACTTTGTCGATACGGGATTCCACATTCGTCCTGTTATTTCATCGCTTTTGATAGTAAGATTTCCTGTGGGCGCGCACGCAACAGTTCTGCATGTTCCTTCTGTTGCGGATAGGCATTGGTCAAATGGGATGTAGATGTACTGTTCTGCATCGGCGAGGTTCGACCATGCGGCTATGGCGACTGGGCAGGCGAGTCGATCGGGACCAGGTTCCTGGTTATCGTTAGTGATGCCCGAATGTCTGAGATTGGAGGTCTTGCCGTGGTGCAGGCGAGTGTCTCGGGTGTGTCGTCAGATGGAGGTTTGAGATATTGAAGCGGATCGAGGCCTGTTTTGTTGAGGAAGGAGGACCATGGGAATTGATCCATGATAGGTGATGATACATCGTGGCGTCTCTGCATAATTTCTTTTCCGTGCGATAAGGAGGCCAATAAGATAATGACTGTCTTGATGAACATTGTGAATAGTGCCGTttgcagatgatgatgctgtgtTTCAGGGTGATGTCAGCAAGAGATATAAGTCACATTAGCCGTTCCTTACTGAAAGCCCAACGTTTCAATATCAATAGATTCGATAGACTGTCTGAAAGGTCGTGACTGCAGCTTCTAGGATGCCTCAAACCGAGGCTTATCACTCTGATCGAGACTCATGCTTCTTATACTTCCACACAAATACAGTTCTTCTGTCATTACTTGGCTAGATATTGGTAACTGTGGAAACGCTGCTTCTTCGCTTATCTTTCGCCAGATGAAGCATGGCAGACGTCGTACGTGAGGTCTTGATCGGCTTGGTTCCGGATGCGGAGGTGGAACGGGCGGGCCGCAGGTTTGTGTTCTCGATCCGGTGAATGATCCTTAAGACACAAGGATATAAACGGGACTTTGAAAGACCAAATACAGGCTCTAGTCCAGACTCATCTTTAGACAAAGCATCACTTAGCTCTGGCAGTTTGTTGAGCAGAACATACGCAAAA
This region includes:
- a CDS encoding platelet-activating factor acetylhydrolase, isoform II-domain-containing protein, which encodes MNASKMSYLSRLSPIPSFPEYTGPYKVGTVDVEIPISELEAPSAAPEGVDKIHTVQYRMFYPAVPESHEKHISWLPNPQRQHLVAYTKFLGIGPMLAEFLSFLPRHLHYTTIPAHKNAKLLESSTENKRWPTMIFSHGLGGCRNSYSYIAGSLASHGIVVICPEHRDGSAVASFIRIPEKQNGTITSNGRIHVPYEKISHDVSPEVYQAREAQLRIRCWELGMIHQAMLAVDNGTQLTNLNRSTPSLDQFIGRCNIHEPGSIIFAGHSFGAATMTQLLKSTYYADVPEVAAMEKPIFVPAEGSDIRKQVTEKTLVMLLDMWCMPLMAPNSAPLFNLPLPAYADKASAPGGKAILAVESEHFFKWTDHLHMKARVLSPDPTVKVVTTQLFERPSGYKMSEPNFFYVVNSAHLNQSDFGILFPWLTQKIFKAEQPERALRLNLRAQLQMLRENNVPVGRTFAGDLVDGTSFDKLDKFNEANGDPCKDGINNDQAIFDKSGNNPVEFWRWIDIIGLGDAVGKKTTEKKVEEGEEEMKGELDPSEELPGAPPSMTGAVSAAAA
- a CDS encoding uncharacterized protein (expressed protein); translated protein: MFIKTVIILLASLSHGKEIMQRRHDVSSPIMDQFPWSSFLNKTGLDPLQYLKPPSDDTPETLACTTARPPISDIRASLTITRNLVPIDSPAQSP